The Culex pipiens pallens isolate TS chromosome 2, TS_CPP_V2, whole genome shotgun sequence DNA window AGTGACATTGTGCcagttgaattaaaaatttgaaaaaataagttaggATAAGTTTTAAAACACTGTTTTATATacaatttcaaaagttatatacaCTTTTAAATTAAGTTGTTAGTTCTAAAGAAACTTTTCAATATGACGTTATTCTCGATTTCATTGGTAGGTTTTCAAACAAGCACGAAGCAAAACGTTCATCGTTTGTGCAAAACGAGAGAGAATTGAGAGTAAAAATACCATTTCCGGTCTCTTTTCGCTCAATTCTCTCCCATTTATCATCGAATTCCTTAATTTTCTTGACATTCGCGTCCTACTTCCTACTCCCTGATTCCTGTTTGTGTCATTTTACATGCATTTGAGTTCATCGCTCATCAATTTGAGTTCATTGTAAGTgctcgtttgaaaacctacCAATAAAATCGAGAATAACTTGGGCGTTTTCAAgcaaagttctttaaaaaaggtggatGTTATGTTGGTTATGTtgcacatgaccagtatgacaaagaactttgcacaaACCtcgcgaaatattttttttttttttgcaaaaatttctgATGAACGATTCCTTAACCCAGATGTCACACCTCCAATTGCTGTGGctgaatggccattttcattagcagtatcaaaaaccatgtattttgatacccatattgccccaaatcgcATGGTTTGGtgaatgtcctcccgggagaaacTTCTCCCGGGGCACCAGCCACTCCAGGCCTGGCAATCTTCATGGAACTCCTCCCAAGTTGGCTCaaaaactgtgtctttcaatgtgtgcgtgtgtttttgagcaataaaattcccaacgtaagaCGGACTTTTGATAAAAGtcacactaaatcctccagatgttatctgttagcttatatagtttcGCACGGCATGTTACTGCTTCCACGCAACAGAACACTGTTTCGTTGCAGACATCATATCTGCTTGGGACGTAAGATTCAAGTACCTATAATGTCGCGCCGAGGGCATGCGATGGTAACGCGCGAAATCCGGATATTAACAACATTAAATCACTCACCCCGGTATCTGAATGCATCGCTCCACCCGGTAGCGCATCTCCTGCGCAAACTCCGCCCACAGCTGGGCCACCGCTCTCTTCCCGCCGTAGTACGTGTTGCACACGGCCAGCAGCGTCGCCAGCCGATGCACCAGCGAGTCCGGTGCCGCCGCCGACTTGATCCGCAACGGATCAAACTCAACCTGCCCGGGCGAGGGCAGATTGTACGCATGCAAGGCGGTCTGCTCGGCGTCCGGGAACAGGTAGTAGAGCATCTCTTTGAGCAGGTTGTCTTTTAGGGGGCCGTCCAGCTTGGGGATGTCCGGCTTGGAGGTGGATCCGGCGATACCCGGGATGACCGAGGAAAGGGTTGGAATTTTGGACTCGGTTAGACGTTCCAGAGCTTTGGTGCCTTCGATGTTCTGGGTGGCGCCGTAGGCCAGCTCCGGGAAGTACTCGGTGATGGCGCGGCGAGAATCGGTGATCTGGAGAAACTCCTGGATGCAGTCGGACATGTAGCAGACCGGCGAGTCCTCGAAACGAGCGCGGAGACTCCAGTTGGGAGCGGTAAGCGGATCAAAGTCGGAATAGGTTTGCGAATCGATTACGACGTTGTCGGCGACCTGGGGCCAAGTTGCGTGCAGGATGAGTTCGGAGACGGGATCGACTGCAACGCCGAAGGGCAGAGAAAAGTTTTCACCGATGGAGTCTTCTTCGCTGTCCAAAAATGGGATGGTTTTCGAGGTCAAAAAGGCGGAACTCAGAAACTTGTTGAGACTGTAGGTGAAACGAACGGACACGGCCACCGGATCCATGTACGGGACGCCAACTTTTCCCTTGAAGACCTCCAACAATCCGCTCAAGTACTTGCAAGTGGGCGGAGTGATGTGCAGATGGACAATGTCGAACGAAAGCCGAATCGAGCGAAACTCGCAAACGCCCAAAAACACATTCTGAACCTTGTCTAGCACCTGCACAAACACAGGAACGTCACAACCACTCTCCGCCACGGCAATGTGGATCGAACTCATCAAGATCCGAATCTGACTCTCGTTGTTAATCGAACTCTTGACCGGAACCACGACAACAAACTCCCGCAGCCCGTACCACTGGGCCACCGGATGCAATCCGGTCCCAACTCCCGCCCCAGACTCCACCACACAATAATCGTTCTCATTCGCCATCAGATCCACAAACGCCTGGCACTCGGCAGACTCCCCATCGACCTCTCCCGTTTCCCCCACCAAAACATCCGCCCTGTACCGGACCACATCGAGCTCGCAGTCGGCAAACTGGATCTTCTCCTTCACCACGACCCACTCGCAGCTGGATAGCTCGTTCCGGCCCAACCGGCCCCCAATCGAGCCCTGGCCATAGCTCAGCTTCCACTCGTGGAAGATCTCCTCCAGCCGGGCGTTGAAAATCTCCCAATCCGAGGCGGTCGTAAAATCCTGCTGGAAAAACTCGGTGTCGTCGACTTCTTCGTTCAACATTTTCGACGGAACGCGGCGGATTTCTATTACGGAGAACCACGAACGCGGAAACACTCCAAAACTTGTGCGATTTGTTTAGAAACTGAGGAAGCAAAAcacatggtacgttcgtttgaacagccagtgtggcactgagtgccgcactcgtcggtgccagttttggttcaaacgaacattctttttcagtgtgcatggaactcgcatgaaactgaaaaaatatcgagtgcggcactagagtttcagttccaagatggcggcgaaactcgtgcggaactagcgcgagtttcttcaaagaaacactttgacagctctgagtgcggcactcagtgccgaactagccatcaaacgaacgtaccaacaGACGGAgtcgtcgtttgttttgatgattttgcGTGATGCGAAGCGAACAGCTGACTGTCAAAACAGAACaagagagagagacagagagacTGGAGTGCACATGTGTTGGTGAGCGAACTCTCTCGCGTGAGAGAGAAGGGAATCGGATTCGTGTGGTGATTACACCGTAATAGGGTTGGTTCCATGACTTgggcaataaaaaaatcttcattgtGCTTTGAAAACAAACCTCATCGTTGCAATGCAATCTGAACACAATTTTAGGAaccaattcttaaattttgcaGATAAATAAAGTGTTTCCTTGCATTCCGGGTTTGAAGGGTAGAgctaccgtggccgtgaggttatggggttcgccttgtaagcggaaggtcctATCCTATCTAGCTCAACAAAATCaaactgggaatactgaccgatAGGTGATGGATTTCGACTAgtggcgtgctgggtttccaatccagcgttcgtgagttcgattctcgtaccgggatgatgaagttttaaggTCACAAATGTGACCACTGTCCGGCGATTTCCGAAGACACTCAAAACTCATCTTAAGGTAGGTcatcaataaaacaacaaacctAGTTCAAATTTGCGATTATTTTCGCCGAAACCTGCTTTATTCACAATTATTGTCAAATTTTACAACGCTTTGCGTTAGTTTATTCCTAATTTCTACAAAAACATAAATCTTACTCTTCTATAAATGCAACACGTTTCCTCGTCATTAAATGCAACACTGGTTCTGGCAAAATCCCCCAAGTCCATAACGATTTAGTTCGTCTCAAACGCCACCAAAACGGCACCTTTTTTCACGTTCGACCCCTCGGCGTTCGGAACCGCTTTAACAACACCATCGGTGGCCGCCTTCAGCACGTGCTCCATCTTCATGGCGATCAGCACTGCCAGCGGTGTTCCCGCCTTGACCGAATCGCCCGGCTTCACAAACACCTTGTCCAGCACGCCAGGCATGGGCGCCATTACGCTGCCGGTGGCGGCTCCATCCAGGGCGCCGTCCGCGTTCAGGAACTTGGGTTGAACGAGTTCGGCGCTGGTGAGACCGGACTGTGGGGAGAGAAAAATTGAGTTGGTTAAAGGTCTTGAACTATATTCTGAAAAAGAAAACCTGTAAAACGTTTAAAATTATACTCCATAAACATCTatttaaataaacaattaaataaactaGAACAAGTTCGGTGAAGGAGGTATTAcaatatgacaaacaaacaatctCGCgcatttttcgtgtttgacagtttgtgatttttttttgttttgattctcgTTTTGATTCctttgtaaaaaatatcaatcaagCTTAGAATTGGAAATAAAGCTACAAAATCTTTACAAATGCAAGTTTTCAGAGGGTGAAAATTAAAGATGAAAATTCATCTCATAAATGTTTTGTGTCTAGTCTTATTCTTTTTAACGAAATCGTTACAGCAATTTTAATACTCACATCATCATACAGCGCAATCGACCCGTTCTCAATCACCGTGTTGAAGCACGACACGTGCCCGTTGATGTTCGTCTGCAGCACGAATCGATTCTCGTGCGGCTTACGGGTCGCCTTCACCGGCATCCAGCCAGCTCCATCAACACGTACCTCGAATCCCTCCTCGCCGCTCGATTTAACCTCAACCTGTCGCTCCTTCTCGCCAACCTTCAGCCGGAAGCTTCGCGTCGGCGTGTAATTCGGCCGGAAGTTGAGCTCCAGATCGAACGGACTGTTTCGCGCGAGCGATTGACGCCGCGTTGAGGCGTTTTCGTTCAGCACGTACGCCACCGCCATCTGGGCGATCTTCTCCTCGGGGATCGTTTTCACCGGGAAGAGTGTGGCCATGTGCTGATCGATGAATCCGGTGTGCACGTCGGCGGCCTGGAAGTGTCCGTGGCGGGCCAGGTCGATCAGGAAGTTGATGTTAGTTTGCAGACCGGCGATCTGGTAGTTGCGGAGTTGCTCGATGAGGAGTTGGAGGGCGCTGGATCGGTTTTCGCCCCACACGACCAGTTTGGCGATCATCGGGTCGTAGTGGATGGACACTTCGTCGCCCTGGCGGACGCCGGTCTCGACGCGGGTTGTTGCGGAGGGTTCCGGGGTGGACAGATAGTCTAGGGGGCCGGCACCGGGGAGGAAACCTCCGGCGGGATCTTCAGCGTAGATGCGAGCCTCGAAGGCGTGCCCGCGTTTGCGGATTTGTTCTTGGGAGAAGGGCAGGGGTTCACCGGACGCTACCTTGATCTGCCACTCGACGAGGTCGGTTCCGGTGATCATTTCGGTGATGGGATGCTCGACCTGAAGGCGGGTGTTCATTTCCATAAAGTGGAACGAGAGGTCCTCTTTGTCCAAGATGAACTCAACCGTTCCGGCTCCGACGTAGTTGACGGCCTTTGCCGCACGGACGGCGGCTTCTCCGAGTTGAATGCGGAGTTCATCCGACAGTCCGGGTGCCGGAGCTTCTTCGATAATTTTCTGGTGACGGCGCTGGACGGAGCAATCCCGCTCGTACAGATATACTGCGTTTCCAAAGTGATCGGCAAAGACCTGAACCTCAACGTGTCGCGGTGATCGAACGTACCTCTCCAGCAGCATCGAGCTATCTCCGAATGCCTTTTCGGACTCGGTTCGCGCCGATTGCAGTGCCGCCATGAAATCCGCTTCAGTTTCAGCAATCCTCATGCCCTTTCCACCGCCACCACGAACCGCCTTGATCATCAACGGAAAACCGATAATCTTAGCTTCCGCGATCAATCGCTCTTCCGATTGATCCTCCCCGTGGTACCCATTAATAATTGGTACCCCAGCATCACTCATAATGTGCTTCGAAGTGCTCTTGATGCCCATGTCCCGAATCGCACTCGCCGGTGGTCCAATGAAGATCACTCCCTCCCGTTGACACAACTCGGCAAACTCAACGTTCTCCGACAGAAACCCGTACCCCGGGTGGATCGCCTGGCAGCCGGCCCGCTTGGCGACCTCCAAGATCTTCTCACCGCGCAGGTAAGACTGCTGCGAGGCCGGCGGTCCGATGTTGTACGCCTCGTTGGCCATCCGGGTGTGCAGCGAGCGTTCGTCCGCGTCGGAGAACACGGCCACCGTTTGGATGCCCAGCCGGTTGGCGGTGCGCATCACGCGGCACGCGATCTCGCCCCGATTGGCGATCAGCAGCTTGCTGATCTGCTGTTGGGGGACCGACTTTGAGGACGAAGCATACCGGAGGCTGGTGGAGAAGTGTCTGAAATGGGAAAATTCTAATTTAAAAATACCGTTTTTGAGATCAAACACCTTGCGTTTCCAGTTTGCATGCTCCAACATCACAAAACGATGGAGACGCTTGGTTATCTAAGTGATTTTGCATCACTGGCTATCAATAGCCAACTAAATAACAATATCAAATCTGAAGGTCATTTTTGTCACACAATCCATATTTCTGGAGTCTCATTACTGctaaataattcaaaacattttcataaaccaaaaattgtttttttgtacaaattttCCAGTCAGTTTTTTAAACTCTTCATTTGCTACTTCAATGTATGTTTTATAAATTAAGTATCAAATAATCAGACTGAGTGGATTGTCGTTAAAGACAAATTTAGTCACCGTAGAAATTCATCAACTAGAAGTTAACTAAAATAATTATTATATCGACCTTGAACCATTCTAGTATCTATACGTTCACTAGATTCTACGCACAGTCCTCCTTATCATTACATAACAAATCATTTTGCACTTGCTTAAAGTTGATAACACTTTTTTCCTACCTTGCTAATGCGTGCTTTACTTTGAAAAGCATTTTTATCAACTCAAACTAAACAAGTTCCAAAATAATACACCCGTTCTAAATGGAATGTAAATATTGTTGGCGAATCTAGATACAGCCGCCACGCGTTGAAATGATCGTCGCGAAGATCTTGGACTCGCGAGCAAACTTGTTTTTGGCACTGACTGACTGTTACTGGCTGGAACGGGGGCTGGTCACTGTCAAAAGGTGTCAATTCTCACTTATCAGTTGCTGGGGGTAGAGAAACACACATATACGTTGAAGATCTGCGAATGAAGTCCGCAATGGAATGTGTAAGCCAAGTTCAGCAACGGTCACACCGGCGTCGCTTGTATGCGATGTCCGTGATTGAAATCAAATAGACCGTTATTTGAAATTcctccaactcacacagcagctaccccaaccccttttcgatttgcatgGAACTTTGTACCAagggggtaattttggtcccgaTAATTCCAAATCTTAGGTccttttttcgatatctcgtgacggaggggcggtacgaccccattTATATttcaacattcgaaaaaaagacgtgttttcaaTTATTCGTGGCCTGAAATTATGATGGTATGGAAAATTTGTGTCTTaaggatttttatttaaaattagccCCATTTggcttacataaaatttcaaaaaacttaaatactTTTTATCGGAACATCAGTGTACACCTCAAATTTTTAGACTTCTTTTGCTGCTTTTAACACAATTTTCAAGACCTGATTAAAGTTAAATGACATATTTTCTGTTTTCTTGAAAAGAAGTTAAATTATAATGTTACTATTAACTGAATTTTAACTCAAACATGATGACTAGTTCTTGTAATTGTAATAgtaattgtaatttatttggtaacgatatcctgttagttttcactatgattataaacgcaggggaatgcactttaaattattttcagctAATTATAGGcctttaaaaagtttttcatgC harbors:
- the LOC120412843 gene encoding rab3 GTPase-activating protein catalytic subunit; translated protein: MLNEEVDDTEFFQQDFTTASDWEIFNARLEEIFHEWKLSYGQGSIGGRLGRNELSSCEWVVVKEKIQFADCELDVVRYRADVLVGETGEVDGESAECQAFVDLMANENDYCVVESGAGVGTGLHPVAQWYGLREFVVVVPVKSSINNESQIRILMSSIHIAVAESGCDVPVFVQVLDKVQNVFLGVCEFRSIRLSFDIVHLHITPPTCKYLSGLLEVFKGKVGVPYMDPVAVSVRFTYSLNKFLSSAFLTSKTIPFLDSEEDSIGENFSLPFGVAVDPVSELILHATWPQVADNVVIDSQTYSDFDPLTAPNWSLRARFEDSPVCYMSDCIQEFLQITDSRRAITEYFPELAYGATQNIEGTKALERLTESKIPTLSSVIPGIAGSTSKPDIPKLDGPLKDNLLKEMLYYLFPDAEQTALHAYNLPSPGQVEFDPLRIKSAAAPDSLVHRLATLLAVCNTYYGGKRAVAQLWAEFAQEMRYRVERCIQIPGIAAGFPDSRTCLLHQKLQMLNICMERRRIREGGLPFTLPAGMVPGKEGGAREGSHESEDEFFDCSDEDDEESKKRHSSLSQPVGRLSRLGKMLLVDSDEPLYIPITQEPVPKTEDQLEDDAEVMLKLGPGSELCTQMMSASLLSDMESFKAANPAGKLEDFIRWYSPRDWIEEDADERDPFGRKGHLSSRMLIPGNTWQTVWENARAVPARRQKRLFDDAKEAEKVLHFFESRSIGQIAQLTTAALFHTAIKTLSTEAAIDGKAIPAFTESMEKITSSCCKLSRENWITKAPTPRGNSLRKYEALLADITQLETVIIQVRSLRKKLFNDDDDGNADEGQRAVLTKLLRAFESELTDGAKSSMAKRVLEMFTEAKKAANEQTGEQAVTLSLPDPAEKQFTLRLCGKTVNKGAGSPQFMRAILTHNEFRLCGAFSQNTTFY
- the LOC120425338 gene encoding methylcrotonoyl-CoA carboxylase subunit alpha, mitochondrial, producing the protein MLFKVKHALARHFSTSLRYASSSKSVPQQQISKLLIANRGEIACRVMRTANRLGIQTVAVFSDADERSLHTRMANEAYNIGPPASQQSYLRGEKILEVAKRAGCQAIHPGYGFLSENVEFAELCQREGVIFIGPPASAIRDMGIKSTSKHIMSDAGVPIINGYHGEDQSEERLIAEAKIIGFPLMIKAVRGGGGKGMRIAETEADFMAALQSARTESEKAFGDSSMLLERYVRSPRHVEVQVFADHFGNAVYLYERDCSVQRRHQKIIEEAPAPGLSDELRIQLGEAAVRAAKAVNYVGAGTVEFILDKEDLSFHFMEMNTRLQVEHPITEMITGTDLVEWQIKVASGEPLPFSQEQIRKRGHAFEARIYAEDPAGGFLPGAGPLDYLSTPEPSATTRVETGVRQGDEVSIHYDPMIAKLVVWGENRSSALQLLIEQLRNYQIAGLQTNINFLIDLARHGHFQAADVHTGFIDQHMATLFPVKTIPEEKIAQMAVAYVLNENASTRRQSLARNSPFDLELNFRPNYTPTRSFRLKVGEKERQVEVKSSGEEGFEVRVDGAGWMPVKATRKPHENRFVLQTNINGHVSCFNTVIENGSIALYDDSGLTSAELVQPKFLNADGALDGAATGSVMAPMPGVLDKVFVKPGDSVKAGTPLAVLIAMKMEHVLKAATDGVVKAVPNAEGSNVKKGAVLVAFETN